From a single Solanum dulcamara chromosome 4, daSolDulc1.2, whole genome shotgun sequence genomic region:
- the LOC129885177 gene encoding uncharacterized protein LOC129885177, whose product MGTLVGHVAPGFGFFLIGIWHLINHIRLHALHPKSYTSLPWFPTPRIRYLELFLIMGGCLASISMELFIGPKKHQPLDIDGTIPSYHLHNFEHSNISLTFFVYALFTIIFDKVTLPPHAKYGMTQFLGAIAFGQQLLLFHLHSADHMGVEGQYHWLLQIAIFVCLATTILGIQFPKSFLNSFVRSLSIMFQGIWLMVMGFMLWTPKFISKGCFINFEEGHRVVRCESHEALERAKSLVNIQFSWYLVGITIFCVTIYLILIKIFQEKVEYQSLDSRFEEQEDDLEDVEAQESSKNGVESNRFLEMGKMFASSLDMER is encoded by the coding sequence ATGGGCACTTTAGTGGGACATGTAGCACCAGGATTTGGCTTCTTTTTAATTGGTATTTGGCACTTGATTAATCATATTAGATTACATGCTTTGCACCCAAAATCATACACTTCTTTGCCTTGGTTCCCAACTCCAAGAATTAGGTATTTAGAACTTTTCTTGATTATGGGGGGTTGTTTGGCTTCAATTTCAATGGAACTTTTTATTGGTCCAAAAAAACACCAACCTTTAGATATTGATGGAACAATCCCTTCTTACCATCTACACAATTTTGAACATTCAAACATCTCCTTAACTTTCTTTGTATATGCACTTTTCACCATAATCTTTGACAAAGTTACACTTCCACCCCATGCAAAATATGGGATGACACAATTTCTTGGAGCTATTGCTTTTGGTCAACAACTTTTGCTTTTCCATCTTCACTCTGCTGACCATATGGGAGTTGAAGGACAATACCATTGGCTTTTACAAATAGCCATTTTTGTGTGTTTAGCCACTACTATTTTGGGAATTCAATTTCCTAAGAGTTTCTTGAATAGTTTTGTGAGGTCTCTTAGCATTATGTTCCAAGGGATTTGGCTTATGGTCATGGGGTTTATGCTTTGGACACCAAAATTCATTTCAAAAGGTTGTTTTATCAACTTTGAAGAAGGTCACAGAGTGGTTAGATGTGAAAGTCATGAAGCACTTGAAAGGGCAAAATCTTTAGTAAATATACAATTTAGTTGGTATTTAGTTGGGATAACAATATTTTGTGTCACCATTTACTTGATTTTAATCAAGATTTTCCAAGAGAAAGTTGAGTACCAATCTTTGGATAGCAGATTTGAGGAACAAGAAGATGATTTGGAGGATGTTGAGGCTCAAGAGAGTAGCAAAAATGGTGTCGAGTCAAATAGGTTTCTTGAAATGGGAAAAATGTTCGCGTCTTCTTTAGAcatggaaagatga
- the LOC129887813 gene encoding E3 ubiquitin-protein ligase BRE1-like 2, with protein sequence MENSAAASDEPQKKRPHLNSVFSSPTMARHSKTSSDNKAVDAAVLQYQNQKLVQQLDAQKHKLHDLEAKMKELRDKQASYDDFLVTLNRIWNQLDDDLIILGARCMADQIALQSLDHQDYSGGLIPSCPAEEIFLCRVLKTNAIPGNANDGSIVNIREALDLRHSSTLELMKSLENAIDAQRIRTKNFAHLLEGKSSAEDAIIILSKIDDMMKEEANYLHRVIDVLHLKHKEYANEIEACNQRQSADQSELKRLEGELEESMTELEDSRRKLVTLKMQKDVACGGQETIPSAVNGSMSPEKHTDRTKGLRELKESIEEAKILKEDRLSELQDAQEDNLHLLKQLQDLQNELKDDRYVSSSRAYTLRNDQLHHWNSEAERYKALADSLQADRSFIGRREKELVVKAEAVDAAKKAVDNSESRIEELEHHMHRFIIEKNELEIKMEEAIQDSGRKDIKEEFQIMGSALSKEIGMMEAQLNRWKETAQEAVSLREERQSLEASLGRKANEHKDLIGKCAHQTGEIRTLKELAEKMQRDNLEREIFLDMFGQQIYDNRDISEIRDSEKRAHSQAEILRAALNEHDLELRVKAANEAESACQQRLSAAEEEIAELRAELDASDRGVLELTEAIKIKEGEAETYISEIETIGQAYEDMQTQNQHLLQQLAERDDYNIKLVSESVKIKQEQSLLLSRKKVLTAQLQQSKTSLESLKTGIAQIEDQMKVHITEALSYTQEDRHLALLLETAKRELGDADKELKWLRSAASSSEKEYEQLQRKLGEIQMERVTERSEKKKLDEELVELSNTVDELTSASGEAAVQRLQDEINDSKAILKCGVCLDRPKEVVITKCYHLFCNPCIQRNLEIRHRKCPACGTAFGQSDVRFVKI encoded by the exons ATGGAGAACTCTGCTGCTGCATCTGATGAACCTCAGAAGAAGCGTCCTCATCTCAACTCTGTTTTCTCCTCACCGACCATGGCTCGCCATTCGAAAACTTCTTCTGATAACAAAGCT GTTGATGCTGCAGTTCTCCAGTATCAAAATCAGAAACTAGTACAACAGTTAGATGCACAGAAGCATAAGTTGCACGATCTTGAAGCCAAAATGAAAGAATTAAGGGACAAACAAGCTTCTTATGATGACTTCTTGGTTACATTAAATCGGATCTGGAATCAG CTAGATGATGATCTGATTATCCTTGGGGCACGCTGTATGGCAGACCAAATTGCTCTGCAAAGCTTGGATCATCAAGATTATTCTGGAG GTTTAATTCCATCATGTCCTGCGGAGGAGATATTCCTGTGTAGGGTGTTGAAAACCAACGCCATTCCAGGCAATGCCAATGATGGATCCATTGTGAATATCAGAGAAGCTCTTGATCTACGTCACTCTTCTACTCTTGAATTGATGAAATCGTTGGAAAATGCTATTGACGCTCAGCGAATTAGAACCAAAAATTTTGCTCATCTTTTGGAAGGAAAGTCATCCGCAGAAG ATGCTATCATTATTCTCAGTAAGattgatgatatgatgaaagaAGAGGCTAATTATCTCCATCGAGTGATTGATGTTCTTCATTTGAAACACAAAGAATATGCCAATGAAATTGAAGCTTGTAATCAAAGGCAGTCAGCAGATCAATCTGAGTTAAAACGTCTTGAAG GTGAGCTGGAGGAAAGCATGACCGAACTTGAAGATAGTAGAAGGAAGCTAGTTACTTTGAAAATGCAGAAagatgtggcatgtggggggcAGGAAACAATTCCAAGTGCAGTTAATGGGAGTATGTCACCTGAGAAGCATACAGACCGAACAAAAGGTTTGCGAGAGCTAAAGGAGTCTATAGAAGAGGCAAAG ATACTGAAAGAGGATCGCCTCTCTGAGCTTCAAGATGCCCAGGAAGACAATCTACATTTGTTAAAGCAGTTGCAAGATCTTCAG AATGAACTAAAGGACGATAGATATGTGTCCTCATCTCGTGCTTATACCTTACGCAATGATCAACTTCACCATTGGAATTCTGAGGCAGAACGATACAAAGCTCTGGCAGACTCTCTTCAG GCTGACAGGTCTTTCATCGGACGAAGAGAGAAAGAACTGGTTGTAAAAGCAGAGGCTGTGGATGCAGCAAAGAAAGCAGTTGATAACTCCGAGTCAAGGATTGAGGAATTGGAGCATCACATGCACAGATTCATAATTGAAAAGAATGAGCTGGAAATCAAAATGGAAGAAGCTATTCAAGATTCAG GAAGGAAAGACATTAAAGAGGAGTTTCAGATAATGGGCTCTgctttatcaaaagaaatagGAATGATGGAAGCTCAGTTGAATCGTTGGAAGGAGACAGCTCAAGAAGCTGTTTCTTTACGTGAAGAAAGACAGTCACTGGAAGCTTCTTTAGGAAGAAAG GCTAATGAGCACAAAGACTTGATCGGTAAATGTGCACACCAGACTGGGGAGATCCGAACACTAAAGGAACTT GCTGAGAAGATGCAGAGGGACAACCTGGAACGTGAAATCTTCTTGGACATGTTTGGCCAGCAAATTTATGATAACAG AGACATATCGGAAATTAGAGATTCAGAGAAAAGAGCTCACTCGCAAGCTGAAATTTTGAGAGCTGCTTTGAATGAACATGATTTGGAATTGAGAGTGAAAGCTGCTAATGAAGCTGAGTCTGCTTGTCAGCAGAGGCTTTCTGCTGCTGAGGAAGAAATTGCAGAACTAAGGGCAGAACTGGATGCTTCTGACAG GGGTGTTTTAGAGCTAACAGAggcaataaaaataaaagaaggggAGGCTGAAACCTATATATCTGAGATTGAG ACGATTGGTCAAGCCTATGAAGACATGCAGACACAGAATCAACATCTTCTCCAGCAATTGGCGGAGAGGGATGATTATAATATAAAG TTAGTTTCTGAGAGCGTGAAGATAAAGCAGGAACAAAGCTTACTTCTCTCCCGGAAGAAGGTATTAACAGCACAACTTCAACAGTCTAAAACATCACTTGAATCTCTGAAAACGGGGATAGCTCAAATTGAAGACCAG ATGAAAGTTCACATTACAGAAGCGTTAAGTTATACCCAAGAAGATAGACATCTTGCACTCCTCCTGGAAACTGCAAAGCGAGAATTGGGAGATGCTGATAAGGAATTGAAGTGGTTGAGATCTGCTGCTTCCTCCTCCGAGAAGGAATATGAACAGCTCCAGAGAAAGCTGGGTGAAATTCAGATGGAACGGGTAACTGAAAG GAGTGAGAAAAAGAAGCTTGATGAAGAGCTAGTGGAGTTGAGTAATACTGTTGATGAGTTAACTTCTGCAAGTGGGGAGGCTGCAGTACAAAGACTGCAGGATGAAATCAATGATTCCAAGGCTATTCTCAAATGTGGAGTGTGTCTTGATCGGCCAAAAGAG GTCGTAATCACAAAATGTTATCATCTGTTCTGCAATCCATGCATCCAGAGAAATTTAGAGATCCGTCATCGCAAGTGTCCTGCTTGTGGAACCGCTTTTGGGCAAAGCGACGTCCGTTTTGTAAAAATCTGA